A window of the Gossypium hirsutum isolate 1008001.06 chromosome A05, Gossypium_hirsutum_v2.1, whole genome shotgun sequence genome harbors these coding sequences:
- the LOC107959951 gene encoding serine/threonine-protein phosphatase PP2A-2 catalytic subunit yields MPSQGDLERQIEQLMECKPLSEAEVKALCEQARAVLVEEWNVQPVKCPVTVCGDIHGQFYDLIELFRIGGNAPDTNYLFMGDYVDRGYYSVETVTLLVALKVRYRDRITILRGNHESRQITQVYGFYDECLRKYGNANVWKYFTDLFDYLPLTALIESQIFCLHGGLSPSLDTLDNIRALDRIQEVPHEGPMCDLLWSDPDDRCGWGISPRGAGYTFGQDIATQFNHTNGLTLISRAHQLVMEGYNWCQDKNVVTVFSAPNYCYRCGNMAAILEIGENMDQNFLQFDPAPRQVEPDATRKTPDYFL; encoded by the exons ATGCCATCACAGGGAGACCTAGAACGTCAGATCGAGCAGCTGATGGAGTGTAAGCCGCTGTCTGAGGCGGAGGTGAAGGCGTTGTGCGAGCAGGCACGAGCAGTGCTGGTGGAAGAATGGAACGTGCAGCCGGTGAAGTGTCCTGTTACAGTTTGTGGAGATATTCACGGACAATTTTATGATCTAATAGAGCTGTTTCGAATAGGAGGCAATGCGCCGGATACTAATTATCTCTTCATGGGAGATTATGTAG ATCGCGGGTACTACTCAGTCGAGACCGTTACACTTTTAGTGGCCCTCAAAGTCCGATATAGAGATAGAATAACAATTCTTAGAGGAAATCATGAGAGCCGGCAAATAACACAAGT GTATGGTTTTTATGATGAATGCTTGAGAAAATATGGAAATGCCAACGTGTGGAAGTATTTTACTGACCTGTTTGATTATTTACCGCTCACAGCTCTTATTGAGAGTCAG ATCTTTTGTTTGCATGGAGGACTTTCCCCATCTTTGGACACATTAGACAATATTCGAGCATTGGACCGCATACAGGAG GTTCCTCATGAAGGACCAATGTGTGATCTCTTGTGGTCTGATCCTGATGACCGCTGTGGATGGGGGATCTCTCCTCGTGGAGCTGGCTATACATTTGGACAAGATATTGCGACTCAGTTCAACCATACAAATGGTCTCACTCTGATTTCAAGAGCCCATCAGCTTGTCATGGAAGGATACAATTGGTGTCAG GACAAGAATGTGGTGACCGTCTTCAGTGCTCCAAACTATTGCTACCGATGTGGAAACATGGCTGCAATTTTAGAGATCGGGGAGAATATGGACCAGAATTTTCTTCAGTTCGATCCAGCACCCCGGCAAGTTGAACCCGACGCCACACGCAAGACACCTGATTACTTTTTGTAA